One Mycolicibacterium sp. TUM20985 genomic window, ACGCTGGACCCGCGACGACCGGGGGTCGTCGGCTTGTACTTGCGAATAGCCATGTCTGTGTAGTCCTCTGTGCTTCCCGCCGGCGGTTAGGCCGGTGCTCCGAACAGGTCGATCGGCTTGCTGCCCGCGGACAGCGTCACGATGGCGCGCTTGGTGCTCTTGCGCTGGCCGAACCCGCTGCGGGTGCGCTTGCGCTTGCCCTGACGGTTGAGCGTGTTCACCGAATCGACCTTGACGCTGAAGATCTTCTCAATGGCGATCTTGATCTGCGTCTTGTTCGAATCCGGGTGCACGACGAACGTGTAGGTGTTGTCCTCGATCAGCCCGTAGGACTTCTCGGAGATCACCGGCGCCAGGATGATGTCGCGGGGGTCAGTGACGGTCGCCATCAGGCCGAAACCTCTTCCTTGTCAACGCTGTTCGCCTGAATGTAGGCGTTCAGTGCTTCCACGCTGAACACCAGATCATCGGCGTCGAGCACGTCGTAGGTGTTGAGCTGATCCGCTGAGATCACCCGCACACCAGGCAGATTGCGCGCGCTCTTGGTGCCGACCTCGTCGCTGCGGCCGATCACGATCAGCACCTTGCGGTGATCCGCGGTCAACAGCGTCTCGAGGAACGCCTTGGCGATCTTCGTCGACGGCGTCTGACCACTGATCAGCTCGGTGATCGCGTAGATCCGATCGTTGCGGGCCCGATCCGACAGCGCGCAACGCAAGGAGGCGGCAATCATCTTCTTCGGGGTCCGCTGGCTGTAGTCACGCGGCTTGGGACCGTGCACGATGCCACCGCCGGTGAACTGCGGTGCCCGCGTCGAACCCTGACGGGCGCGGCCGGTGCCCTTCTGCCGGTACGGCTTCTTGCCACCACCGGAGACCTCGGCGCGCGTCTTGGTCGAGTGCGTGCCCTGGCGCTTGGCGGCCAACTGCGCCGTCACCACCTGGTGCATCAGCGCGATGTTGGGAGCCACGTCGAACAGAGCGGCGGGCAGCTCGACGCTGCCGTCCTTCTTGCCGTCCGGCGTGAGAACGTCGATCTTCTTGGAAGCCATTACTTCTCACCTCGTTTGATCGCAGTGCGGACTACGACGAGCCCACCGTTGCGGCCAGGAATGGCGCCCTTGATCAACAGCACACCGTTCTCGGCGTCGACCTTGTGCACCTTCAGGTTCTGGGTGGTGATCTTGTCGGTACCCATCCGGCCGGACATGCGGGTGCCCTTGAAGACACGGCCCGGGGTGGAGCAGCCACCGATCGAACCGGGCCGACGGTGCACTGCCTGCGCGCCGTGGGAGGCGCCCTGACCCTTGAAGCCGTGACGCTTCATGGTTCCGGCGAAGCCCTTGCCCTTGCTGGTGCCGGTGACGTCGACGTAGCTGCCGTCGGCGAAGATCTCGGCGGTCAACTCCTGACCCACCTCGTAATCGGCGGCGGCGGCCTCGTCTTCGAGCCGGAACTCGGCCAGGTGCCTGCGTGGGTTGACACCCGCGGCGGCGTACTGACCGGTGACCGGCTTGTTGACCTTGCGCGGGCTGATCTCGCCGTAGGCGAGTTGCACGGCGCTGTAGCCGTCGCGCTCGGTGGTGCGGATGCGGGTCAC contains:
- the rplC gene encoding 50S ribosomal protein L3 gives rise to the protein MARKGILGTKLGMTQVFDENNKVVPVTVVKAGPNVVTRIRTTERDGYSAVQLAYGEISPRKVNKPVTGQYAAAGVNPRRHLAEFRLEDEAAAADYEVGQELTAEIFADGSYVDVTGTSKGKGFAGTMKRHGFKGQGASHGAQAVHRRPGSIGGCSTPGRVFKGTRMSGRMGTDKITTQNLKVHKVDAENGVLLIKGAIPGRNGGLVVVRTAIKRGEK
- the rplW gene encoding 50S ribosomal protein L23 encodes the protein MATVTDPRDIILAPVISEKSYGLIEDNTYTFVVHPDSNKTQIKIAIEKIFSVKVDSVNTLNRQGKRKRTRSGFGQRKSTKRAIVTLSAGSKPIDLFGAPA
- the rplD gene encoding 50S ribosomal protein L4 codes for the protein MASKKIDVLTPDGKKDGSVELPAALFDVAPNIALMHQVVTAQLAAKRQGTHSTKTRAEVSGGGKKPYRQKGTGRARQGSTRAPQFTGGGIVHGPKPRDYSQRTPKKMIAASLRCALSDRARNDRIYAITELISGQTPSTKIAKAFLETLLTADHRKVLIVIGRSDEVGTKSARNLPGVRVISADQLNTYDVLDADDLVFSVEALNAYIQANSVDKEEVSA